From the Limosilactobacillus panis genome, one window contains:
- a CDS encoding DEAD/DEAH box helicase, translating to MLKPYDYQQKLIDEARQKLAEKNQGVLIVSPAGSGKSIVIAEIARLTTKKGGRVLFIVHRQELVDQITESFRQQDVNLNQCTILTVGKAKNRLGKFPKPSLIITDESHHSRANTYQKIYEYFDDVPRLGFTATPWRMNGKGFADIYSAMVKGPTVKWLVDHQKLAPYTYYSVNLADADKLHFSSNGDFSNKSIDDALGRTIFGDVVKTWKRVANGRKTILYAHSRKYSAQIAQKFCDAGVKAVHCDSKTPQREREKIMQDFKDGKILVLCNVDLISEGFNVPDCSCVIMLRPTASLVLDIQQSMRCMRYVPDKKAIIIDHVGNCYRHGLPLSPHNWTLKDRKRKKRRKANAMGQPIKTCPTCYAVIPAQCKTCPVCGAEIPIENSGMKEERDAEIVKIDQFKFVTDYKKARYAQMKAEEAATVEDLYEIAKARGYKPGWAYVQAKKRGMLS from the coding sequence ATGCTTAAACCATATGATTATCAGCAGAAACTGATTGATGAGGCACGGCAAAAACTTGCTGAAAAGAATCAAGGGGTTTTAATTGTCAGTCCCGCTGGCTCAGGGAAATCTATTGTCATTGCAGAGATTGCTCGATTGACTACTAAGAAGGGTGGACGAGTATTGTTCATCGTTCACCGGCAAGAATTGGTTGACCAGATTACAGAATCTTTTAGACAGCAAGATGTGAATTTAAACCAATGTACGATTCTGACTGTCGGTAAGGCTAAAAACCGATTAGGTAAGTTTCCTAAACCAAGCTTAATCATTACTGACGAAAGTCACCATAGTCGGGCAAACACCTATCAAAAAATCTATGAGTATTTTGATGATGTTCCAAGGTTAGGATTTACAGCAACCCCGTGGCGGATGAACGGCAAAGGATTTGCAGACATCTATTCTGCAATGGTTAAAGGGCCAACCGTTAAGTGGTTGGTCGACCATCAAAAACTTGCACCGTATACCTATTATTCCGTCAATTTAGCAGATGCTGACAAGCTTCACTTCTCTAGTAACGGTGATTTTAGTAATAAGTCAATCGATGATGCTTTGGGAAGAACCATCTTCGGTGATGTCGTCAAGACATGGAAGAGAGTAGCCAACGGTCGTAAAACAATTCTTTATGCCCACAGTCGAAAGTACAGCGCTCAAATAGCACAGAAATTCTGTGACGCTGGTGTTAAAGCTGTCCATTGTGATTCCAAAACGCCACAGAGAGAGCGTGAAAAGATCATGCAAGACTTCAAAGACGGCAAGATCCTGGTTCTGTGCAACGTGGATCTAATCTCAGAGGGCTTCAACGTTCCTGACTGTTCATGTGTCATTATGCTTCGGCCTACAGCATCGTTGGTGCTAGATATTCAACAGTCAATGCGGTGCATGCGCTATGTGCCTGATAAGAAGGCAATCATCATTGATCACGTTGGCAATTGCTACCGTCACGGCTTGCCATTGTCCCCGCACAATTGGACTTTGAAAGACCGTAAACGCAAGAAACGTCGAAAAGCCAACGCAATGGGTCAACCAATCAAGACGTGTCCGACTTGCTACGCAGTCATTCCTGCACAGTGCAAGACTTGTCCGGTTTGTGGTGCTGAAATTCCAATTGAAAACAGTGGAATGAAAGAAGAGCGTGATGCAGAAATCGTGAAGATTGATCAGTTTAAGTTTGTTACTGACTACAAAAAAGCGAGGTATGCACAGATGAAAGCAGAAGAGGCAGCAACGGTTGAAGATCTATATGAGATTGCTAAGGCACGGGGATACAAACCTGGTTGGGCATATGTCCAGGCTAAGAAGAGGGGGATGTTGTCATGA
- a CDS encoding AAA family ATPase encodes MPKVNWNEETKPNYRWLVYGVPGVGKTYLSTYLKGKTYLLSLDKSYKRISQLQGTDIWELDPAKPIEDLSEFVREFDPSQYDNLVIDNLSNLQKLWFIEMAKESKSGLDNKIQHFGEFTNWLIRFISKAFSWDVNILVTTWEKQSQVTDPSGQMFNQYGPDLRDSARDYLMGNCDVVARLIQKPKSGERGCILQGSIDTYAKNRLDDRKGCKVEELFDFDDNA; translated from the coding sequence ATGCCAAAAGTTAATTGGAATGAAGAAACTAAGCCGAATTACCGTTGGCTGGTCTACGGTGTCCCTGGGGTCGGTAAAACTTATCTGTCGACTTATTTGAAAGGTAAAACATATCTATTAAGCCTGGATAAAAGTTATAAGCGTATTTCACAGTTACAAGGAACTGACATCTGGGAACTAGACCCTGCCAAGCCAATTGAAGATTTATCCGAATTCGTTCGTGAGTTTGACCCTAGTCAATATGACAACTTAGTTATCGATAATCTTAGTAACTTGCAAAAACTCTGGTTCATTGAGATGGCTAAAGAGTCTAAGAGCGGATTAGACAATAAGATACAACACTTTGGAGAATTCACTAATTGGCTGATTCGCTTTATTTCAAAGGCATTCAGCTGGGACGTAAACATCTTAGTTACTACCTGGGAGAAGCAATCTCAAGTGACGGACCCAAGTGGGCAAATGTTCAATCAATATGGCCCCGATTTACGAGATTCTGCACGGGACTACTTAATGGGCAACTGTGATGTAGTAGCCCGGTTGATTCAGAAACCGAAAAGCGGTGAGCGGGGATGCATTCTCCAAGGATCAATCGATACCTATGCAAAGAATCGTTTGGATGATCGAAAGGGATGCAAGGTTGAAGAGCTGTTTGACTTTGATGACAATGCTTAA